A stretch of the Clarias gariepinus isolate MV-2021 ecotype Netherlands chromosome 26, CGAR_prim_01v2, whole genome shotgun sequence genome encodes the following:
- the dnajc5b gene encoding dnaJ homolog subfamily C member 5 isoform X2 — MSEQRQRALSTSGEALYQVLGLDKNCTHDDIKKSYRKLALKHHPDKNPENPDAAEKFKELNNAHSVLSDVTKRNIYDKYGSLGLYVAQQFGEENVTTYFMLSSWWAKGLFAICGLLTGCYFCCCLCCCFNCCCGKCKPRTPGEEDPESYVSPEDLEEQIRTDSERGEYGDTPVMHQPTNASEKTQLIGDGHRTYT; from the exons ATGAGTGAACAAAGACAGCGAGCCCTGTCCACATCAGGCGAGGCTCTGTACCAGGTGCTTGGCCTTGACAAGAACTGCACCCATGATGACATCAAGAAATCCTACAG aaagctCGCTTTGAAACATCACCCAGACAAGAACCCGGAGAACCCTGATGCTGCTGAGAAGTTCAAGGAGCTGAACAATGCTCACTCCGTGCTCTCGGATGTCACAAAACGAAACATTTACGACAAATATGGCTCGCTGGGGCTCTACGTGGCCCAGCAGTTTGGAGAGGAGAACGTGACCACTTATTTTATGCTATCCAGTTGGTGGGCCAAG GGTCTGTTTGCCATCTGCGGCTTGCTGACAGGCTGCTATTTTTGCTGCTGTCTGTGTTGCTGCTTCAACTGCTGCTGTGGGAAGTGTAAGCCTCGCACTCCGGGAGAGGAAGACCCCGAGAGCTACGTGTCTCCAGAAGACCTGGAAGAGCAGATCCGTACTGACTCAGAAAGGGgtgagt ATGGTGACACTCCTGTAATGCATCAGCCAACTAACGCAAGCGAGAAGACCCAGCTGATCGGGGACGGACACCGGACGTACAcctga
- the dnajc5b gene encoding dnaJ homolog subfamily C member 5 isoform X1, translated as MSEQRQRALSTSGEALYQVLGLDKNCTHDDIKKSYRKLALKHHPDKNPENPDAAEKFKELNNAHSVLSDVTKRNIYDKYGSLGLYVAQQFGEENVTTYFMLSSWWAKGLFAICGLLTGCYFCCCLCCCFNCCCGKCKPRTPGEEDPESYVSPEDLEEQIRTDSERDGDTPVMHQPTNASEKTQLIGDGHRTYT; from the exons ATGAGTGAACAAAGACAGCGAGCCCTGTCCACATCAGGCGAGGCTCTGTACCAGGTGCTTGGCCTTGACAAGAACTGCACCCATGATGACATCAAGAAATCCTACAG aaagctCGCTTTGAAACATCACCCAGACAAGAACCCGGAGAACCCTGATGCTGCTGAGAAGTTCAAGGAGCTGAACAATGCTCACTCCGTGCTCTCGGATGTCACAAAACGAAACATTTACGACAAATATGGCTCGCTGGGGCTCTACGTGGCCCAGCAGTTTGGAGAGGAGAACGTGACCACTTATTTTATGCTATCCAGTTGGTGGGCCAAG GGTCTGTTTGCCATCTGCGGCTTGCTGACAGGCTGCTATTTTTGCTGCTGTCTGTGTTGCTGCTTCAACTGCTGCTGTGGGAAGTGTAAGCCTCGCACTCCGGGAGAGGAAGACCCCGAGAGCTACGTGTCTCCAGAAGACCTGGAAGAGCAGATCCGTACTGACTCAGAAAGGG ATGGTGACACTCCTGTAATGCATCAGCCAACTAACGCAAGCGAGAAGACCCAGCTGATCGGGGACGGACACCGGACGTACAcctga